In Malus sylvestris chromosome 15, drMalSylv7.2, whole genome shotgun sequence, a single genomic region encodes these proteins:
- the LOC126601304 gene encoding uncharacterized protein LOC126601304 isoform X3, protein MSAACVGILASPMSSLFARFPMCRYCSNLYPNAESYRICNWCLTQKEDTQNSSNSSSSCKKESQDQDHPITKISIKKKISSKNSHNPYGGCLRGTMQLQPSGPIKKQRSLDLHHLHRQSSAVSPSPSPSPKSAPVVTRKRIITNAAKEAERIKRTRSEDISNIKNTSTIGITRQVFRNKVRRYKLLDEVSSQ, encoded by the exons ATGAGTGCTGCATGTGTGGGGATTTTGGCTTCTCCTATGAGCTCTTTGTTTGCAAG ATTTCCTATGTGCAGGTACTGCAGCAATCTTTACCCAAATGCTGAGTCCTACAGAATCTGCAATTGGTGCCTCACCCAGAAGGAGGACACCCAAAACTCCTCAAATTCTTCATCCTCATGCAAAAAGGAATCCCAAGATCAAGACCACCCAATTACCAAGATCAGCATCAAGAAAAAGATTTCATCAAAAAACAGTCATAATCCATATGGTGGGTGTCTGAGGGGCACTATGCAGCTGCAACCAAGCGGGCCCATCAAGAAACAGAGATCACTtgatcttcatcatcttcatcgtCAATCATCAGCAGTAtctccatcaccatcaccatctccAAAATCTGCACCAGTTGTTACCAGAAAGAGGATCATCACAAATGCGGCAAAGGAGGCTGAGAGGATCAAGAGGACAAGGTCAGAGGACATATCAAACATAAAAAACACAAGTACTATTGGGATCACAAGGCAAGTCTTCAGGAACAAGGTCAGAAGGTACAAGCTTTTGGATGAAGTTTCAAGTCAATAA
- the LOC126601304 gene encoding uncharacterized protein LOC126601304 isoform X4 — MSAACVGILASPMSSLFARYCSNLYPNAESYRICNWCLTQKEDTQNSSNSSSSCKKESQDQDHPITKISIKKKISSKNSHNPYGGCLRGTMQLQPSGPIKKQRSLDLHHLHRQSSAVSPSPSPSPKSAPVVTRKRIITNAAKEAERIKRTRSEDISNIKNTSTIGITRQVFRNKVRRYKLLDEVSSQ, encoded by the exons ATGAGTGCTGCATGTGTGGGGATTTTGGCTTCTCCTATGAGCTCTTTGTTTGCAAG GTACTGCAGCAATCTTTACCCAAATGCTGAGTCCTACAGAATCTGCAATTGGTGCCTCACCCAGAAGGAGGACACCCAAAACTCCTCAAATTCTTCATCCTCATGCAAAAAGGAATCCCAAGATCAAGACCACCCAATTACCAAGATCAGCATCAAGAAAAAGATTTCATCAAAAAACAGTCATAATCCATATGGTGGGTGTCTGAGGGGCACTATGCAGCTGCAACCAAGCGGGCCCATCAAGAAACAGAGATCACTtgatcttcatcatcttcatcgtCAATCATCAGCAGTAtctccatcaccatcaccatctccAAAATCTGCACCAGTTGTTACCAGAAAGAGGATCATCACAAATGCGGCAAAGGAGGCTGAGAGGATCAAGAGGACAAGGTCAGAGGACATATCAAACATAAAAAACACAAGTACTATTGGGATCACAAGGCAAGTCTTCAGGAACAAGGTCAGAAGGTACAAGCTTTTGGATGAAGTTTCAAGTCAATAA
- the LOC126601304 gene encoding uncharacterized protein LOC126601304 isoform X2, translating into MTTSSKGNNNASSVVQVQEQAAGSHECCMCGDFGFSYELFVCKVCQFRSQHRYCSNLYPNAESYRICNWCLTQKEDTQNSSNSSSSCKKESQDQDHPITKISIKKKISSKNSHNPYGGCLRGTMQLQPSGPIKKQRSLDLHHLHRQSSAVSPSPSPSPKSAPVVTRKRIITNAAKEAERIKRTRSEDISNIKNTSTIGITRQVFRNKVRRYKLLDEVSSQ; encoded by the exons ATGACAACGAGTAGCAAAGGAAACAACAACGCATCATCAGTAGTCCAAGTCCAAGAGCAAGCAGCAGGCAGCCATGAGTGCTGCATGTGTGGGGATTTTGGCTTCTCCTATGAGCTCTTTGTTTGCAAGGTTTGCCAATTCAGATCTCAGCACAG GTACTGCAGCAATCTTTACCCAAATGCTGAGTCCTACAGAATCTGCAATTGGTGCCTCACCCAGAAGGAGGACACCCAAAACTCCTCAAATTCTTCATCCTCATGCAAAAAGGAATCCCAAGATCAAGACCACCCAATTACCAAGATCAGCATCAAGAAAAAGATTTCATCAAAAAACAGTCATAATCCATATGGTGGGTGTCTGAGGGGCACTATGCAGCTGCAACCAAGCGGGCCCATCAAGAAACAGAGATCACTtgatcttcatcatcttcatcgtCAATCATCAGCAGTAtctccatcaccatcaccatctccAAAATCTGCACCAGTTGTTACCAGAAAGAGGATCATCACAAATGCGGCAAAGGAGGCTGAGAGGATCAAGAGGACAAGGTCAGAGGACATATCAAACATAAAAAACACAAGTACTATTGGGATCACAAGGCAAGTCTTCAGGAACAAGGTCAGAAGGTACAAGCTTTTGGATGAAGTTTCAAGTCAATAA
- the LOC126601304 gene encoding uncharacterized protein LOC126601304 isoform X1 — MTTSSKGNNNASSVVQVQEQAAGSHECCMCGDFGFSYELFVCKVCQFRSQHRFPMCRYCSNLYPNAESYRICNWCLTQKEDTQNSSNSSSSCKKESQDQDHPITKISIKKKISSKNSHNPYGGCLRGTMQLQPSGPIKKQRSLDLHHLHRQSSAVSPSPSPSPKSAPVVTRKRIITNAAKEAERIKRTRSEDISNIKNTSTIGITRQVFRNKVRRYKLLDEVSSQ; from the exons ATGACAACGAGTAGCAAAGGAAACAACAACGCATCATCAGTAGTCCAAGTCCAAGAGCAAGCAGCAGGCAGCCATGAGTGCTGCATGTGTGGGGATTTTGGCTTCTCCTATGAGCTCTTTGTTTGCAAGGTTTGCCAATTCAGATCTCAGCACAG ATTTCCTATGTGCAGGTACTGCAGCAATCTTTACCCAAATGCTGAGTCCTACAGAATCTGCAATTGGTGCCTCACCCAGAAGGAGGACACCCAAAACTCCTCAAATTCTTCATCCTCATGCAAAAAGGAATCCCAAGATCAAGACCACCCAATTACCAAGATCAGCATCAAGAAAAAGATTTCATCAAAAAACAGTCATAATCCATATGGTGGGTGTCTGAGGGGCACTATGCAGCTGCAACCAAGCGGGCCCATCAAGAAACAGAGATCACTtgatcttcatcatcttcatcgtCAATCATCAGCAGTAtctccatcaccatcaccatctccAAAATCTGCACCAGTTGTTACCAGAAAGAGGATCATCACAAATGCGGCAAAGGAGGCTGAGAGGATCAAGAGGACAAGGTCAGAGGACATATCAAACATAAAAAACACAAGTACTATTGGGATCACAAGGCAAGTCTTCAGGAACAAGGTCAGAAGGTACAAGCTTTTGGATGAAGTTTCAAGTCAATAA